A genomic stretch from Helianthus annuus cultivar XRQ/B chromosome 1, HanXRQr2.0-SUNRISE, whole genome shotgun sequence includes:
- the LOC110867408 gene encoding E3 ubiquitin-protein ligase SINAT2, whose amino-acid sequence MAPGGSACKDVIESHPKSLKYDVATTKTDKSHTRLQSGKHGMQSTNGVHELLECPVCTTLMYPPIHQCPNGHTLCTDCKLRVHNCCPTCRLEMGNIRCLALEKVAESLELPCRYQDLGCHDIFPYYSKLKHEQNCQFRPYNCPYAGSECSINGDIPFLVTHLKDDHNVDMHDGCTFNHRYVKSNPHEVENATWMLTVFNCYGRQFCLHFEAFQLGMAPVYISFLRFMGEDDEAKKFSYSLEVGGYGRKCTWQGVPRSIRDSHRKVRDSQDGLVLPRNLALFFSGGDRQELKLRVSGRIWKEQ is encoded by the exons ATGGCGCCAGGTGGCAGTGCTTGTAAAGATGTTATCGAGTCTCACCCAAAATCTTTGAAGTATGATGTGGCAACAACAAAAACCGATAAAAGTCATACACGGTTGCAATCCGGAAAACATGGCATGCAATCAACAAATGGCGTTCATGAGCTTCTAGAATGCCCTGTTTGCACTACTTTAATGTATCCACCAATTCATCAG TGTCCAAATGGCCACACGTTATGCACAGATTGCAAACTTCGAGTGCACAATTGTTGTCCCACATGTCGTCTTGAAATGGGAAATATAAGGTGTTTGGCATTGGAAAAAGTAGCCGAATCTTTGGAACTTCCATGTAGATACCAAGATCTCGGATGCCATGACATCTTTCCTTATTACAGCAAGCTAAAACACGAGCAAAATTGTCAGTTTCGCCCCTACAATTGTCCTTATGCGGGGTCCGAGTGTTCAATCAATGGGGACATCCCGTTTCTTGTCACACATTTGAAGGATGATCATAATGTAGATATGCATGATGGATGCACTTTTAACCATCGATATGTTAAATCTAATCCACATGAAGTTGAAAACGCCACATGGATGCTGACG GTATTCAACTGCTATGGAAGACAGTTCTGTTTGCATTTCGAGGCATTTCAGCTCGGAATGGCACCCGTTTACATATCGTTTTTACGGTTCATGGGTGAGGATGATGAAGCCAAGAAGTTTAGTTATTCGTTAGAAGTGGGAGGGTATGGTCGTAAATGCACATGGCAAGGGGTCCCACGAAGCATCCGCGATAGTCACAGAAAAGTTCGTGATAGTCAAGACGGGCTAGTACTTCCAAGAAACTTGGCCCTGTTTTTCTCCGGTGGAGATCGACAAGAACTCAAACTAAGAGTTAGCGGGCGTATATGGAAAGAGCAGTGA